One part of the Plasmodium yoelii strain 17X genome assembly, chromosome: 13 genome encodes these proteins:
- a CDS encoding erythrocyte binding like protein, translating into MNKIITYFSFILLMQYSLITCNHDKKIVNLLKRTYESFQSFPLKNNSGNRILYELKESLYNIENGETWGDLVSKDNEIFGGKDHILSENYTSDSVNSKKESNFLETGKISLVEKNGNVNYKDYFDKYQVNECKEKNKNEIHAWICDNEKQNCIPSRRINLCTKRLEIIPDTIKIPDNKTKELLMDYFKQFIYKDAAREGELLLNKYDDKNNNEYCNDMINSFGDYKNIVEGTGLKNVANESLLELKIQNIFGTDDNAKRNRKTWWKNHEHIVWKAMVLGKNFNETSNYKNVCTNYKLEDYHSQIERWTREWIQEFSVQYFKEANKINNKCTKKSNISTESICINNECKNACNTYEAWISVNKSKWDTLLQRFSQFNKSYFSEETCRDKAYNSLMIEFKEAYEANFENVINLDDDHYTGLCVCSSVKPSNTPINNNLGYKQTLETQNPTDASQNTLFPPFSTGTETDLFKEDDDDNGGFDLLSYNNADAQNLRNSTPTDQVGVNNEQNKLNQNAESNNKYELQIMGNHANSDNTYHNIIIPSQENNIYTSTPESVTINPTSTSNTNENQTLTPNSTLTPTLTSNSNPTQIPTQPQPQFPIPPQPQFPIPPETQFPIPPETQIPTPTLNPNATNKGVKEHHFNTNGIENGNTMKDQMNIPPIKFNIDPKHDNTINGGFSRINNDNDSENANKLGIDEYEHRDIKKSRENIIMLANENVCNGNPGLKYCESINNKYFHGTCSKSQTQNLCCSISNYCIKFFNINSKKYYDCMNEEFMAPDYNCFQKESYSNQYYYATGGIIFVIIFICASIGFSGNKSEEEAFNNYEEYLYKSYNQSTLNNGFKRVQEYIPVDFY; encoded by the exons atgaacaaaataataacttatttttcttttatactGCTAATGCAGTATTCGCTTATCACATGCAACCATGATAAg aAAATcgttaatttattaaaaagaaCATATGAATCTTTCCAATCTTTccctttaaaaaataatagtggAAATAGAATTTTATATGAACTTAAAGAATCTCTATATAACATTGAAAACGGAGAGACATGGGGCGATCTTGTATCAAAAGACAATGAAATTTTTGGGGGAAAAGATCATATATTATCTGAAAATTATACAAGTGATAGTGTTAATTCAAAAAAGGAAAGCAATTTTTTGGAAACAGGTAAAATATCGTTAgtagaaaaaaatggaaatgtAAATTACAAAGATTATTTTGACAAATATCAGGTTAATGAATgtaaggaaaaaaataaaaatgaaattcaTGCTTGGATTTGTGATAATGAAAAACAGAATTGCATACCAAGTAGAAGAATCAATTTATGTACTAAAAGATTGGAGATTATTCCAGACACAATAAAAATACCGGATAATAAAACGAAAGAATTATTAATGGATTATTTTaaacaatttatatataaagatgCAGCACGTGAAGGAGAAttgttattaaataaatatgatgacAAAAACAATAATGAATATTGTAATGATATGATTAATAGTTTTGgagattataaaaatattgttgaAGGGACAGGCTTGAAAAATGTAGCAAATGAAAGTTTGTTAGaattaaaaattcaaaacaTATTTGGAACCGATGATAATGCTAAAAGGAATAGAAAAACTTGGTGGAAAAATCATGAACATATTGTATGGAAAGCTATGGTATTAggaaaaaattttaatgaaacatcaaattataaaaatgtttgtactaattataaattagaaGATTATCACTCACAAATTGAAAGATGGACTAGAGAATGGATTCAAGAATTCAGTGTACAATATTTTAAAGAggcaaataaaataaataataaatgtacTAAGAAAAGTAATATATCCACAGAAAgtatatgtattaataatGAATGTAAAAATGCGTGTAATACATATGAGGCATGGATAAGTGTAAATAAATCTAAATGGGATACATTATTACAAAGATTTTCGCAATTTAATAAAAGTTATTTTAGTGAAGAAACTTGTAGAGATAAAGCATATAATTCTTTAATGATCGAATTTAAAGAAGCATATGAAGCTAACtttgaaaatgttattaaTCTTGATGATGATCATTATACAGGATTGTGTGTTTGTTCTTCTGTTAAACCCAGTAATACTcctattaataataatttgggTTACAAACAAACTCTCGAAACTCAAAATCCAACAGATGCATCACAAAATACTTTATTTCCACCCTTTAGTACTGGCACCGAGACTGATTTGTTTAAAGAAGATGACGATGATAATGGTGGATTTGACTTATTATCATACAATAATGCTGACGCTCAAAATTTGAGAAATAGCACACCTACTGATCAGGTTGGTGTTAATAacgaacaaaataaattaaatcaaaatgcagagagtaataataaatacgAATTACAAATTATGGGAAATCATGCAAATAGTGATAATACCTATCACAATATAATTATACCATCAcaggaaaataatatatatacttcaacTCCTGAATCTGTAACTATCAATCCAACTTCAACTTCAAATACAAATGAAAATCAAACTCTAACTCCTAATTCAACTTTAACTCCAACTCTAACTTCAAATTCAAATCCAACTCAAATTCCAACTCAACCTCAACCTCAATTTCCAATTCCACCTCAACCTCAATTTCCAATTCCACCTGAAACTCAATTTCCAATTCCACCTGAAACTCAAATTCCAACTCCAACTTTAAATCCAAATGCTACAAATAAAGGGGTTAAAGAACATCATTTTAACACTAATGGAatagaaaatggaaataCTATGAAAGATCAAATGAACATCCCcccaataaaatttaatatagatcCTAAACATGATAATACTATAAATGGAGGTTTTAGCAgaattaataatgataacgATAGTGAAAATGCCAATAAATTGGGAATAGATGAATATGAACATAGAGACATTAAAAAAAGCagggaaaatataataatgctaGCCAACGAAAATGTATGCAATGGCAATCCAGGTTTAAAATACTGTGAatctataaataataaatattttcatggAACGTGTTCAAAAAGTCAAACCCAAAATCTTTGTTGCTCAATTTCAAATTATtgcataaaattttttaatataaattcaaAGAAATATTATGATTGTATGAATGAAGAGTTTATGGCCCCAGATTATAACTGTTTTCAAAAAGAGAGCTATTCAA aTCAATACTACTATGCAACAGGAGGTATAATATTTGTAATCATATTCATTTGTGCGTCCATCGGTTTTTCTGGAAATAA ATCTGAAGAAGAAGCATTCAACAATTATGAGGAATACTTATATAAATCCTATAATCAATCAACGTTGAATAAcg gTTTTAAACGTGTACAAGAATATATACCTGTagatttttattaa